A genomic region of Caenorhabditis elegans chromosome V contains the following coding sequences:
- the F59B1.10 gene encoding CHK kinase-like domain-containing protein (Confirmed by transcript evidence) — MSANPLSILQPGTGLFNTHVTLFDVNKAIKEQMSTESELTAESKMEVIGDGNGFSSRVLLISCNWTIPSAHLPKKLILKIVSFVHIQALIDKGKQQNASLITKEVEEQMYAYFESSCKKMHNQEMNFYEVAGKFNSKTLLIPKVYFYTKLDEKNSNKGFIGMEYVEGSIVRHSYDTCTIEEIQPILRAIAKLQALSLQNPAEISKDLQKIDNGAIFQETLKMMLSESGIKGIFEQCRNLERSRFGEKVDRIEEKRNEILDFEKAFNLNKVVGIKQNVLCHGDLWAANFLWTENNGVFCATRIVDYQMSHLGNPAEDLVRLLVSTITGADRQAHWQQILEQFYSYFLNELGSGEAPYTLEQLKLSFKLYFPVGALALLPLFGPAVDAKLEGMDSEKAEKCRHVVIEKVACLLDDLEKYHKFSKRYFQEK, encoded by the exons atGTCTGCAAACCCTTTGTCAATTCTGCAGCCAGGTACTGGATTGTTCAATACCCATGTGACTTTATTCGATGTGAATAAAGCTATCAAAGAGCAAATGAGCACTGAAAGTGAGCTCACGGCGGAGAGTAAAATGGAAGTTATTGGTGATGGGAAT ggCTTCTCCTCACGCGTTCTTCTAATCAGCTGCAACTGGACCATTCCCTCCGCTCATCTTCCCAAGAAgcttattctgaaaattgtttcatttgttCATATTCAAGCTTTAATAGATAAGGGAAAGCAGCAAAATGCAAGCTTGATCACCAAAGAGGTCGAGGAACAAATGTACGCGTATTTCGAGAGCTCTTGTAAGAAAATGCACAATCAGGAGATGAATTTTTATGAGGTTGCTGGAAAGTTCAACTCGAAAACTTTACTCATTccaaaagtatatttttacacaaaactcgatgaaaaaaattcaaataaggGATTTATCGGAATGGAATATGTGGAAGGATCTATAGTTCGCCATAGCTACGATACCTGCACAATTGAAGAAATTCAGCCAATTCTTCGAGCTATCGCTAAGCTTCAAGCTTTAAGTCTTCAAAACCccgctgaaatttcaaaggatctgcagaaaatcgataatgggGCAATTTTCCAGGAGACGTTGAAAATGATGCTGTCTGAAAGCGGAATTAAgggaatttttgagcagtgTAGAAATCTGGAACGATCAAGATTTGGAGAAAAAGTGGATCGGATTGAGGAGAAGCGGAATgagattttggattttgagaAGGCATTCAATTTGAATAAGGTTGTGG GAATTAAACAAAACGTGTTGTGTCACGGAGATTTATGGGCTGCCAACTTTCTGTGGACCGAAAATAATGGAGTTTTCTGTGCCACCAGAATTGTGGACTATCAG atgtccCATCTAGGAAATCCAGCAGAAGACCTGGTGCGTCTCCTGGTCTCAACAATTACCGGAGCCGATCGTCAAGCCCATTGGCAGCagattttggagcaattttattcgtattttttgaatgaacttGGCTCGGGTGAAGCTCCGTACACTTTGGAGCAG ctgaagcTCTCTTTCAAGCTCTATTTTCCAGTTGGAGCATTGGCTCTTCTTCCATTGTTTGGGCCGGCTGTGGACGCGAAATTGGAGGGGAtggattctgaaaaagctgaaaaatgtcgTCACGtagttattgaaaaagttgcatGTCTACTGGATGACCTGGAAAAGTAccataaattttccaaaagatattttcaagaaaaatag
- the F59B1.8 gene encoding CHK kinase-like domain-containing protein (Confirmed by transcript evidence), with amino-acid sequence MSTKPLSILQPGTGLFNTHVTLEDVNKAIKEQMSTESELTAESKMEVIGEGNGFSSCVILITCHWTIPSSHLPKKLILKIVSFVHVQGLLNKSNEEGNSVMSPEEEAHVHAHFEKSCQKGHNLEVEFCEAFGHLEGLLLPKVFFSQKFEEDNPNKGFVGMEFVEGSVVRHCYENVTVDELQPILKALARLQALSLSTESCRNLDNGEAFEESLMDMLSEDGLKGIFDQSRNIDQKLSEKVERIEQNHKEILNLETVLNLNKVVGIDQKVICHGDLWAANILWTQTDGGFIADKVLDYQESHMGNPAEDLVRLLVSTISGADRQSHWEHILEQFYTYFTDEIGSNNAPYTLEQLKTSFKLYFPVGALTLISLFGPAVDMKLQGMESGKAENYRRIVIEKVDCLLDDVLNFHDFNKKFTGKN; translated from the exons atgtCTACAAAACCATTGTCAATTTTGCAGCCAGGTACTGGATTATTCAATACCCATGTGACTTTAGAAGATGTGAATAAAGCTATCAAAGAGCAAATGAGCACTGAAAGTGAGCTCACGGCGGAGAGCAAAATGGAGGTTATTGGGGAGGgtaat GGCTTCTCCTCTTGCGTGATCCTAATCACCTGTCACTGGACCATTCCCTCGTCCCATCTTCCCAAGAAgctaattctgaaaatcgttTCATTCGTTCATGTGCAGGGCCTTCTGAATAAGTCCAATGAAGAAGGGAATTCAGTAATGTCGCCGGAAGAAGAAGCCCATGTGCATGCACATTTCGAGAAGTCCTGTCAAAAAGGGCATAACTTGGAAGTAGAGTTCTGCGAAGCTTTCGGACATTTGGAGGGGCTTCTCCTTCCCAAAGTATTCTTCTCGCAGAAATTCGAGGAGGACAACCCGAATAAGGGATTTGTTGGAATGGAGTTCGTTGAAGGTTCAGTCGTCCGGCACTGTTATGAAAATGTTACTGTAGATGAGCTCCAGCCAATTTTGAAGGCTCTTGCAAGGCTCCAGGCGTTGAGTTTGAGCACCGAAAGCTGCAGAAATTTAGATAATGGAGAAGCCTTTGAAGAGAGTTTAATGGATATGTTGTCCGAAGATGGCCTGAAAGGGATTTTCGATCAAAGCCGGAATATTGACCAGAAATTGAGTGAAAAAGTTGAACGGATTGAGCAGAACCACAAGGAGATTCTGAATTTGGAGACTGTTCTCaatttgaataaagttgtaG gaatcGACCAAAAAGTTATCTGCCATGGAGATTTATGGGCTGCCAATATTTTGTGGACCCAGACGGATGGAGGTTTTATTGCCGACAAAGTTTTGGATTATCag gaaTCTCACATGGGAAATCCAGCTGAAGATTTGGTGCGTCTCCTCGTCTCAACTATTTCCGGAGCCGACCGTCAATCTCACTGGGAGCacattttggagcaattttacaCTTATTTCACGGACGAGATAGGCTCCAACAATGCTCCATACACTCTTGAacag ctcaagACCTCTTTCAAACTGTATTTCCCAGTTGGAGCATTGACACTGATCTCCTTGTTCGGGCCGGCTGTTGACATGAAATTGCAGGGAATGGAGTctggaaaagctgaaaattacagACGGATTGTCATCGAAAAAGTGGATTGTCTGTTGGATGATGTGctcaattttcatgatttcaaCAAGAAGttcactggaaaaaattaa
- the str-114 gene encoding Serpentine receptor class r-10 (Partially confirmed by transcript evidence) — MSDIYWIQITEVCSFVGFMLSVLGNSTLLVLLSGKSIDGIGTYRYLMITFCVFSLLFTILEDFIRPLMHHYNNTIIVLQRKRFQFSDSTARILTVSYCGCFAMCFVMFAVHFIYRYLVACHPTKLHYFRPKNFIFWLSGMLFIAGSWVAIAYVFFQEDLETRTDLVFILSTCYNLTPDDVGHVPYAFYKTQGNTRVIRWDNMIGVIHHMIVMTISISAVFYFGIKTYTRIMSFKGKSQKTKDLQNQFFTALVAQTVVPLIFMFIPNMVLTTAALIDGTFGSWANITVVMNHLYPAADPFVILFIIKGFRNSIRRIPDVIYRCTKTKKASVSSVVRGIEAQSKKQSFSRVDI; from the exons ATGTCCGATATATACTGGATACAAATTACTGAAGTTTGCTCCTTCGTCGGATTTATGCTCTCAGTTCTAGGGAACAGTACACTTTTAGTACTGCTCAGTGGAAAATCCATAGATGGAATTGGCACCTATCGGTACTTGATGATCACTTTCTGCGTTTTCAGTTTATTATTTACGATATTAGAGGATTTTATCAGACCG CTGATGCATCACTATAACAATACCATAATTGTTTTACAACGCAAGCGGTTTCAGTTTTCTGATTCAACGGCTAGAATCTTGACAG TCTCTTACTGCGGCTGTTTCGCGATGTGCTTCGTGATGTTCGCCGTTCATTTCATCTATCGATATCTAGTTGCTTGTCACCCGACAAAATTGCACTattttcgacccaaaaatttcattttctggcTGTCCGGCATGTTATTCATAGCAGGAAGCTGGGTTGCAATTGCATATGTCTTTTTTCAAGAAGACCTAGAAACCAGGACGGATTTGGT atttattttgTCAACTTGTTATAATTTAACGCCAGATGATGTCGGACATGTACCGTATGCTTTT tacAAAACTCAAGGAAATACACGAGTAATTCGATGGGATAACATGATTGGAGTAATTCATCATATGATAGTTATG ACAATCTCTATAAGTGCCGTTTTCTACTTTGGCATTAAAACCTACACTCGAATAATGAGTTTCAAGGGAAAATCCCAGAAAACCAAGGATCTCcagaatcaatttttcactgctCTAGTTGCTCAAACCGTAGTCCCTCTGATTTTCATGTTTATCCCAAATATGGTGCTCACTACGGCAGCCCTTATAGATGGCACATTTGGCTCATGGGCCAATATTACTGTAGTTATGAATCATTTGTATCCGGCTGCCGATCCATTCGTTATACTGTTCATTATTAAGGGGTTCCGGAATAGTATTAGAA GAATTCCAGATGTTATATATCGCTgcacaaaaacgaaaaaagcaTCGGTTAGCTCAGTGGTCCGTGGTATTGAGGCTCAAAGCAAGAAACAATCTTTTTCTCGAGTTGATAtttaa
- the F59B1.2 gene encoding uncharacterized protein (Confirmed by transcript evidence), with protein sequence MYRKTIVVLAICALLFVSSIDCKKVAKDKKGGKAEKAEKVKKVKAEKIVIVDEPEVVHEAAPEEVHHAPEEVEEAEEVVVVKQPVAQKHKISPPKSLKVTSAFETCKLECRKQRDAVQAADYVEQLRRELASAQAALDAENAPVVNAHHAQAQHVEPVDNQ encoded by the exons atgtatcGTAAGACAATTGTAGTCCTTGCCATCTGTGCacttctttttgtttcttcaattGACTGCAAGAAGGTAGCCAAGGACAAGAAGGGTggaaa aGCTGAGAAAGCCGAGAAAGTGAAGAAGGTGAAAGCTGAGAAAATTGTGATCGTCGATGAGCCAGAAGTTGTTCACGAAGCAGCACCAGAAGAGGTTCATCATGCTCCAGAAGAAGTTGAAGAAGCCGAGGAAGTTGTTGTCGTCAAGCAGCCAGTTGCCCAGAAGCACAAAATTTCTCCACCAAAGTCATTGAAG GTGACCAGCGCCTTCGAGACCTGCAAACTTGAGTGCAGAAAGCAGAGAGATGCCGTTCAAGCCGCTGAT tacgtCGAGCAACTCCGACGTGAGCTCGCCTCCGCTCAAGCCGCCCTCGACGCCGAAAATGCTCCAGTAGTCAATGCTCACCACGCTCAAGCCCAGCACGTGGAGCCAGTTGACAATCAATAg
- the str-114 gene encoding Serpentine receptor class r-10 (Partially confirmed by transcript evidence), whose translation MSDIYWIQITEVCSFVGFMLSVLGNSTLLVLLSGKSIDGIGTYRYLMITFCVFSLLFTILEDFIRPLMHHYNNTIIVLQRKRFQFSDSTARILTVSYCGCFAMCFVMFAVHFIYRYLVACHPTKLHYFRPKNFIFWLSGMLFIAGSWVAIAYVFFQEDLETRTDLVFILSTCYNLTPDDVGHVPYAFYKTQGNTRVIRWDNMIGVIHHMIVMTISISAVFYFGIKTYTRIMSFKGKSQKTKDLQNQFFTALVAQTVVPLIFMFIPNMVLTTAALIDGTFGSWANITVVMNHLYPAADPFVILFIIKGFRNSIRNVIYRCTKTKKASVSSVVRGIEAQSKKQSFSRVDI comes from the exons ATGTCCGATATATACTGGATACAAATTACTGAAGTTTGCTCCTTCGTCGGATTTATGCTCTCAGTTCTAGGGAACAGTACACTTTTAGTACTGCTCAGTGGAAAATCCATAGATGGAATTGGCACCTATCGGTACTTGATGATCACTTTCTGCGTTTTCAGTTTATTATTTACGATATTAGAGGATTTTATCAGACCG CTGATGCATCACTATAACAATACCATAATTGTTTTACAACGCAAGCGGTTTCAGTTTTCTGATTCAACGGCTAGAATCTTGACAG TCTCTTACTGCGGCTGTTTCGCGATGTGCTTCGTGATGTTCGCCGTTCATTTCATCTATCGATATCTAGTTGCTTGTCACCCGACAAAATTGCACTattttcgacccaaaaatttcattttctggcTGTCCGGCATGTTATTCATAGCAGGAAGCTGGGTTGCAATTGCATATGTCTTTTTTCAAGAAGACCTAGAAACCAGGACGGATTTGGT atttattttgTCAACTTGTTATAATTTAACGCCAGATGATGTCGGACATGTACCGTATGCTTTT tacAAAACTCAAGGAAATACACGAGTAATTCGATGGGATAACATGATTGGAGTAATTCATCATATGATAGTTATG ACAATCTCTATAAGTGCCGTTTTCTACTTTGGCATTAAAACCTACACTCGAATAATGAGTTTCAAGGGAAAATCCCAGAAAACCAAGGATCTCcagaatcaatttttcactgctCTAGTTGCTCAAACCGTAGTCCCTCTGATTTTCATGTTTATCCCAAATATGGTGCTCACTACGGCAGCCCTTATAGATGGCACATTTGGCTCATGGGCCAATATTACTGTAGTTATGAATCATTTGTATCCGGCTGCCGATCCATTCGTTATACTGTTCATTATTAAGGGGTTCCGGAATAGTATTAGAA ATGTTATATATCGCTgcacaaaaacgaaaaaagcaTCGGTTAGCTCAGTGGTCCGTGGTATTGAGGCTCAAAGCAAGAAACAATCTTTTTCTCGAGTTGATAtttaa
- the srx-41 gene encoding 7TM GPCR serpentine receptor class x (Srx) domain-containing protein (Confirmed by transcript evidence): protein MNDTNGTIAALVEPTVSSQTQRFFVTLAIFTISLTGLIGNLSVFMFATTLKTLQNSFGRLSASQSFAEAVLCGVFLFFYCPMVLLDIPTFKRVSAQVGLILLFCYDVCIFSHLFIAFNRLCAISFPIEYNSFFNMRNTRILIALAYAIPCFTSIYMHLANNCNLPYVDFGWYFGVNTSADCDVIRFYVDFCKDFGVVALIAIVDVGTIVMIKVTAPGMKLLSANCAQSQKKRQREITFVKQALIQGAVFATELVFFFIISGMQSQPVAIFLCTTVAWSLVHTIDPLVLILLNREFRNMLMKNPLTKRTTRVTYSITQAIDNTSSHTHN, encoded by the exons ATGAACGACACCAACGGAACCATTGCGGCCTTGGTCGAGCCAACAGTGTCCAGTCAAACTCAACGATTTTTTGTTACATTGGCAATTTTCACG atctcCCTAACCGGTTTAATCGGTAACCTCTCGGTATTCATGTTCGCCACAACTCTAAAAACGCTCCAAAATTCATTTGGCAGACTGTCAGCTTCCCAGTCGTTCGCCGAAGCCGTCCTCTGCGGAGTGTTCCTATTTTTCTACTGCCCGATGGTTTTAct ggacATTCCAACGTTCAAACGTGTATCGGCTCAAGTTGGGCTCATTCTCCTGTTCTGCTACGATGTCtgcattttttcccatttattTATCGCGTTTAATCGACTTTGCGCAATTTCGTTTCCTATTGAGTACAACAGCTTTTTCAA CATGCGAAACACGCGGATTCTAATTGCTCTAGCCTACGCGATCCCGTGCTTCACCTCAATTTACATGCATCTTGCTA ataactGCAACCTTCCCTACGTGGATTTCGGTTGGTACTTTGGGGTGAACACATCTGCCGATTGTGACGTCATCCGGTTCTACGTGGATTTTTGCAAGGATTTTGGAGTAGTCGCGCTGATCGCTATTGTGGACGTGGGGACTATTGTGATGATCAAGGTTACCGCGCCAGGAATG AAGCTTTTGTCAGCCAACTGTGCCCAGAGCCAGAAAAAGCGACAGCGGGAGATCACATTCGTCAAGCAGGCTCTGATTCAGGGAGCAGTTTTTGCGACGGAGctcgtcttctttttcataATCTCCGGAATGCAATCACAGCCGGTGGCTATTTTCCTGTGCACGACGGTAGCGTGGAGTTTGGTGCATACTATTGATCCGTTGGTCTTGATTCTTTTGAATCGCGAGTTTCGAAACATGCTGATGAAAAATCCATTGACGAAGAGAA ccaCCCGAGTCACCTACTCGATCACACAAGCGATTGATAACACGAGCTCTCACACACacaattga